The region TATCATTTATTTTACAGTGCAATTCGTTCTCTCCTGCTCTATTGTGCACGCTTTCAGTACATATGGCAATCTTATCAGTGAATAAATAAACTAAAATAAACGTACTAAAAAAGATTATGCTTGATAAATGAACGTAAATGGATTAAATTGTACCTATACGAACGAAAATATGTTTTCTAAGGAGACTGAATATTCGATGGAAAGACGTTTTGCATCACATCCGAATGAAGTGAAGCAGTTTGACACTGAGCGCCTGCGCAAGGAGTTCCATATCCCGGTGATCTTCGCACCAGACGAGCTGAAGCTTGTCCTGACGCATGAAGACCGCATGATCGTTGGCGGAGCAAATCCGGTGAACGGCGAGGTGGCTCTGACTACGGACCTCAAGGAGCTTGGCGTAACTTACTTCCTGGAACGCCGTGAGCTGGGCGTTATCAATGTCGGCGGCAAGGGTTCGGTTGTTGTGGACGGAACTGAATATGAGGTTGATTTCAAGGAATGCCTGTATGTGGGCCAGGGCTCGAAGGATGTTATTTTCAAGAGCGCTGACAGCGCCAAGCCGGCCAAATTCTATCTGAATTCCGCTCCGGCGCACCAGTCCTACCCGACTACGAAGACTACGCTGGCTGAATCCGAATCCGGGGCCATGGGCGGTCTGGAGAATTCCAATGAACGGACGATTCACCGCTTCATCCACACGAACGGCGTGCAGAGCGCACAGCTTGTCATGGGGATGACTCAGCTGAAGCCGGGCAGCATGTGGAACACCATGCCATCGCATACACATCCACGCCGGATGGAAGCCTACTTCTATTTCGATCTGCCGGACGATTCCATCGTCTTCCACCTGATGGGCGAACCGACCGAGACCCGTCACATTGTAATGCACAATGAACAGGCTGTTATCTCGCCAAGCTGGTCCATTCACAGCGGTGTGGGCACGCATAACTATACCTTCATCTGGAGCATGGCCGGAGACAACAAGCGGTATGATGATATGGACCCCGTAGGGATGAAAGAATTACAATAGAAGCAAATCAACTACGGAAAGATGAGGCAGGCGGATGAACCCGATACGGCGGCACGAGATGATTATGGAAGTTATGCTGAACCAGAAGGATGTAACCGTGAACGAATTGAGCGACAAGCTCCAGGTCACCGGCAAAACGATCCGCGAGGACTTAAGCAAGCTGGAGGAACAAGGACTGATTATGCGCGTCCACGGCGGCGCCGTGCTGGCACAGAGCGATCAGTTCGGCATTCTGCCCCTGCGCAATCCGCTGGATAAATACGCTGAGGAGAAGACGGAGATTGCCCGGCGTGCGCTGGCGCATATCGCTCCGGATGACATCATTGCCCTGGACGGCGGAAGCACAACGCTTGAGATTGCCCGGCGGCTGGACAATATTCCCCTTACGGTCATTACCAATGATGTCTACATCATCAGTGAGCTGGTTCCCAGAGACAACATCCGGCTGGTCGTTCCCGGCGGTTACCGTGTCCGCAATATGCTGGCCGGTCCCGAAGCCGTGTCCTATGTACAGAAGCTTAATATTCAAAAAGCCTTTCTCTCGGCCACAGCCGTTCATATTGAACACGGCCTGTCCATCTATACCGGCGATCTTATAGATTTCAAACAGGCGTTAGTCTCCACGGCCCGTCAGGTGTTCGCCGCATGCGATCATCACAAATTCGGTCAGACCGCGCTGCGCACCTTCGCTTCCCTGCAGGAGGTCGATGTGCTGCTGACGGACAGCGGGCTCGCCCCGGAGACCGCCGGGCTGTTCCGCAAAGCTGGCATTAATATTGAATGCGGGTAACTATACAATTCCAATAGCTCAAAGGAGAGATTAATCATATGTCATCTTTATTCAGCTTGGCAGGTAAAACAGCAATCGTAACAGGCGCAGCGCAAGGTCTTGGACAAGGCATTGCCATCGCCTTCGCAGAAGCCGGTGCAGACGTAGTCTCCGTATCTCTTAATTCCAGTGACGAGACCGTAGCAGCCTGTGAAGCTTTTGGCGTCAAAGCACTGAGCATCTCCGCTGACCTCAGCGATCATTCCAAGCTTCAAGGCATGTTCGACGAAGCCGTTGCCTTCACCGGCAAAGTGGATATCCTCGTCAACTGTGCAGGCATGATCCGCCGCACTCCGGCCAAGGACCATAGCGAGAAGGACTGGTTCGATGTCATCAACCTCAACCAGAACACCGTCTTCCTGCTGTCGCAGATTGTCGGACGTCACTTCCTGGAACGGGGAAGCGGCAAAATCATCAACATCGCCTCCATGCTCTCCTACCAGGGCGGCATCAACGTGCCGGGCTACACAGCAAGTAAGCATGCCGTAGCCGGTCTGACCAAAGCCTTCGCCAATGAATGGGCTGGCTCGGGCCTTAACATCAACGCGATTGCTCCGGGCTACATGGCTACCGAGAATACCGCTCCAATCCGTGCGGACCAGAGCCGCTCCGATTCCATCCTTGACCGTATTCCAGCCGGACGCTGGGGAACTGCTGACGATGTGAAGGGCCCTGCCGTATTCCTGGCCTCCGCCGCTTCCGACTACCTGAACGGCCACATTCTGAATGTGGATGGCGGCTGGTTGGCTAGATAAGGAACGACAAGTAGAAACGGGCGCCGTCCTTACAGAGACGGCACCCGTACAAAGAACCCCCGGTTGCTTCTTAATGAAGCATGGCCGGGGGTTTTGTATGTTCCTTATAGTCTGCTCATGAGCTGAGGCCGGGTTATGTTGTCCGAGATTCTTTTGAGACAGAATAGATTGCTAATTCCAAGAACCGCGAGATAGATCATGGACCCCATCATCATGTTCGGAGCCAAGTAGATGATATATAATACCGGGAACACAAACAGAAAGGACAGAAGGCTTGTCGCATACAAGCCCTGACGCGGAGTTCTGAGCCGCAGAGAAAGAATAGCTGCTATGAACATCATGGCTATGGATGAGAGCAGACCAACGGGAAACAGCAGGATAAGCTGTGCAGCTGTATAGCCTTGGATGGAGACAAGCTCAGGACTGATCAGCGCTGCAATAGATACCCCCGCCAACGTCAGCAGGGATGAGAGGGCCAGCATGACCGCCGTTACAAGCACTGGAATCATACATTTAGCCAGAAAGACCGGCCGGATCTGCAGAGGTGTAGACAATAGGGCTTCCCCTGTCTTATATACTTTTTCCCCGCCTATGGAGTACGCTATTAAGTTAGTCGGCACTCTCGGTATCATTAGCACGGTTAGCAGGACGGCATAGTTGAGGTCAAGCGTTCCCGTAAAATACAGCAGCAGACACACCATAGCAACCGGCGAGAAGCACAGAAATCCAAAGCTCAGGAGCATTCTTTTCAAGGTCATCAGCATCTTCCATTCCAATCTTAACACTATGCCAAACTGAGATCCCGGGAGAGCTAAGGATATACGCTGCTGATGCCCTCTCTCCGTCTTCTGGATGGCTATCGGCTGGAAAAAATCCGGCTGCTTCATCCTCCTGATCTTCGCCGCGAACATCGATATAACCCAAAGGTAAATCAATGTACAGATGCAACTTACAATCAGCGCCGAGAACAAGTCCACAGTTCTTATAACCGACAGACAGATGACCAGGAGAAAGCTGAGAGGATAAGCCATTAGCGACACCCGCTGGTTGGCAGCCCGCAAATCTCCTGATGTGGAGGAAACATACACCCCGCCCATGCATATTGCACTATAATTCAGTCCAGCTACAATCAGGATGCACATCCATTGCCAAGGAATCAACGCTGCTCCGCCGCCGGTAAGATAGCTCGTTAACGCAGAGCAGAGAACGGTTATAGTGAAGTAGACCAGCGCAAATAAGAAGCAGAACTCAAACTTCCTCCAAAGCATGCTTTTCCCATGGATGGGACTGGACAGGAGTGTCTCCAAAGTATGGTGCTCCCGTTCCCCCGCAATGCTGCCGGCTAACATGGGTCTCAGTAAGACTGACGTAAGTAATGCTGCGGTGGCTAAGGAGACTTCTACCCCGTGCATGAACAGCGGGAGGATTATACCGGTAATGCCTATGGACAGGCCGTAAAAGAAGAGCATCCCTTTGTCACTTGTAAACTCTGCGCACTGCATACGAAAAACGGGATAGGATCTGTTCATCTGCCTCCCCCCTGCTCTATCTCCATGTACAGCTTCTCAAGACTGAATTGCCCGTTCTCCCTGTAATGCTCGCTGTCCCGGAGCGCCGAGATAGAATCTGTAAAAATATTCCGCCCGTGCCGCAGAATCGTGATTCTATCGCACAGCTTTTGGACCTCTTCCAAATTATGCGTGGTCATAATAATGGTGGTCCATTCCTCCTTCGCCAGCCGCGATAACAACTTCCTCAGATCGGTTGTGCTGACAGGATCAAGCCCATTAGAAGGCTCATCCAGGATCAGAAGGCGCGGTTTATGCAGTATGGCCCGGATCAGGGCAACCTTTTTCTTCATGCCGGTAGACAAGCCCTTAATCATCGTTCGTTTCTTGTCCTGCAGTTCAAATGTCCGCAGCAGCTCGTCAATACGGCTACTAGATTCTACACGGCTCATACCATAAATGTCAGCGTAATACATCAGGTTATCCCAGACGGTCAAAGACTCGTACAGCCCTGTATCTTCGGATAATACTCCGCACAGCCCGCGCACGCTATCCCCCTCCTGTATAGGATTCCGCCCAAAAACATTGACCTCCCCGTCGTCCGGCTCCAGCAGACCAAGCAGCAGGCGAAGCGTTGTGGTCTTTCCCGCTCCATTGTGCCCAAGCAGTGCATAGACCTCGCCCTCCGCGATACTCAGATCCAGGCCGTTTACGGCAGCGACATCGCCAAAGGACTTTCTGACCCCTGCGAACCGTATATTCTCCATGCTCCCCGCACCATCCTTTAGGTTAACTTATGTAT is a window of Paenibacillus sp. FSL H3-0469 DNA encoding:
- a CDS encoding DeoR/GlpR family DNA-binding transcription regulator; this translates as MNPIRRHEMIMEVMLNQKDVTVNELSDKLQVTGKTIREDLSKLEEQGLIMRVHGGAVLAQSDQFGILPLRNPLDKYAEEKTEIARRALAHIAPDDIIALDGGSTTLEIARRLDNIPLTVITNDVYIISELVPRDNIRLVVPGGYRVRNMLAGPEAVSYVQKLNIQKAFLSATAVHIEHGLSIYTGDLIDFKQALVSTARQVFAACDHHKFGQTALRTFASLQEVDVLLTDSGLAPETAGLFRKAGINIECG
- the kduI gene encoding 5-dehydro-4-deoxy-D-glucuronate isomerase, producing the protein MERRFASHPNEVKQFDTERLRKEFHIPVIFAPDELKLVLTHEDRMIVGGANPVNGEVALTTDLKELGVTYFLERRELGVINVGGKGSVVVDGTEYEVDFKECLYVGQGSKDVIFKSADSAKPAKFYLNSAPAHQSYPTTKTTLAESESGAMGGLENSNERTIHRFIHTNGVQSAQLVMGMTQLKPGSMWNTMPSHTHPRRMEAYFYFDLPDDSIVFHLMGEPTETRHIVMHNEQAVISPSWSIHSGVGTHNYTFIWSMAGDNKRYDDMDPVGMKELQ
- the kduD gene encoding 2-dehydro-3-deoxy-D-gluconate 5-dehydrogenase KduD, with the protein product MSSLFSLAGKTAIVTGAAQGLGQGIAIAFAEAGADVVSVSLNSSDETVAACEAFGVKALSISADLSDHSKLQGMFDEAVAFTGKVDILVNCAGMIRRTPAKDHSEKDWFDVINLNQNTVFLLSQIVGRHFLERGSGKIINIASMLSYQGGINVPGYTASKHAVAGLTKAFANEWAGSGLNINAIAPGYMATENTAPIRADQSRSDSILDRIPAGRWGTADDVKGPAVFLASAASDYLNGHILNVDGGWLAR
- a CDS encoding ABC transporter ATP-binding protein; this encodes MENIRFAGVRKSFGDVAAVNGLDLSIAEGEVYALLGHNGAGKTTTLRLLLGLLEPDDGEVNVFGRNPIQEGDSVRGLCGVLSEDTGLYESLTVWDNLMYYADIYGMSRVESSSRIDELLRTFELQDKKRTMIKGLSTGMKKKVALIRAILHKPRLLILDEPSNGLDPVSTTDLRKLLSRLAKEEWTTIIMTTHNLEEVQKLCDRITILRHGRNIFTDSISALRDSEHYRENGQFSLEKLYMEIEQGGGR